AGAAGTATGCGCCCTCGTTCTACTTCAAGTGATCGATCACTCTGTATCTCTTGTCATCTCTGTCGTCTCTCTCTTCTCGCCAGAGAACGCGATTAAAACTCGGGGCTATCGAAAGCAGAGGGTAACTCACATGCTGTTGCAGTCGAAGCGGAACAACCGGAAGGCCGTATCACGCGCCAGGAGCCAACTCTCCTCGATCAAACGTTTGGCGATCCCTAACCCCTGATACTCTTTGCTCACGGCTATGCTGGCCTGCTCGAACAGCCTTGAAACGCAATAACGCTCGTAAACTCTGGGCACGTCCGCGATGAACCCGAAGAACTCGATGACGTCGCGCATGGGCCCGGGTTCTATGCAGCTCGCCATGTCGCACAGCGTCCGCCCGTCCCGCTCGCTCGCGGTGCAATTTAGGGCTGCGCCGACGATGCAATTATCACGATTCTCGGCGATTATCGAGAGTCCATACTTCACTTGATCCTCCATCATGGTTCTCCAAATAGGCGGCGCTTCGGTGCCCGCTAGACCGATGTTGAGTATTACCGGTTCGTGTTTGTAGTACGCGTCGCACATGAAGTCCACCACGTTCTCGTAGTCGGGTGGTAGGGCTAATCGCGTTCTGAAAGGTGGATTGTCCTGGAAGAATGTGCACGAACATGTCCAAAGATGATGACAGGACGGACTCGAAATGTCACTGTATTAAAAGCACAGTAAGTCAGTGACACGGATCGAAGGGAACGAAAACGCTAGCATTTATCAGTTTCGATATCGAAACGAGGAATAACGTCTTGCGTTGTGTTTTTGGATCGATTGTAATTATCGTCTTGCGCAGGTTACGTATATAAATTCGAATTTATATCGCAGCCAAAGTTACTACTCACATCGCATTTAACTAGCAAATTTCTTGCCGCAACATGGAAATTAGCTCTCCCGGTTTCGATCC
The window above is part of the Xylocopa sonorina isolate GNS202 chromosome 3, iyXylSono1_principal, whole genome shotgun sequence genome. Proteins encoded here:
- the LOC143433488 gene encoding arylalkylamine N-acetyltransferase 1, whose translation is MMDNPPFRTRLALPPDYENVVDFMCDAYYKHEPVILNIGLAGTEAPPIWRTMMEDQVKYGLSIIAENRDNCIVGAALNCTASERDGRTLCDMASCIEPGPMRDVIEFFGFIADVPRVYERYCVSRLFEQASIAVSKEYQGLGIAKRLIEESWLLARDTAFRLFRFDCNSIHCASIAQGFGWTMVYDIPFAQYVKNGEIKFKHVKEPHTTCRVFVDQLNHYKSYRLPYKKAPNRRSDTGK